One part of the Vitis riparia cultivar Riparia Gloire de Montpellier isolate 1030 chromosome 6, EGFV_Vit.rip_1.0, whole genome shotgun sequence genome encodes these proteins:
- the LOC117915544 gene encoding histone H3.2, with amino-acid sequence MARTKQTARKSTGGKAPRKQLATKAARKSAPATGGVKKPHRFRPGTVALREIRKYQKSTELLIRKLPFQRLVREIAQDFKTDLRFQSSAVAALQEAAEAYLVGLFEDTNLCAIHAKRVTIMPKDIQLARRIRGERA; translated from the coding sequence ATGGCTCGCACCAAGCAGACCGCTAGGAAGTCCACGGGAGGGAAGGCTCCGAGAAAGCAGCTGGCCACCAAGGCTGCTCGGAAGTCTGCGCCGGCCACGGGAGGAGTGAAGAAGCCCCACAGGTTCAGGCCCGGAACGGTGGCGCTGAGGGAGATCAGGAAGTACCAGAAGAGCACTGAGCTTTTGATCAGGAAGCTGCCGTTCCAGAGGCTGGTTAGGGAGATTGCCCAGGACTTTAAGACGGATCTGAGGTTTCAGAGCAGCGCTGTGGCTGCTCTCCAGGAGGCGGCGGAGGCGTACCTGGTTGGTCTCTTTGAGGACACCAATCTCTGCGCCATTCACGCCAAGAGAGTCACCATCATGCCCAAGGACATCCAGCTCGCTCGCAGAATCCGCGGCGAGAGAGCTTAG